From the genome of Vicia villosa cultivar HV-30 ecotype Madison, WI linkage group LG2, Vvil1.0, whole genome shotgun sequence, one region includes:
- the LOC131652921 gene encoding uncharacterized protein LOC131652921 isoform X2 translates to MTGEGSKKKEPMNKKPFCRTRHMPPGALAVNTSRFKHDTRNKSTTSRKRQTTQAPPPPQTTTTHPPPQTTTVTPPPHTTTAPPPPHLNAAPPAPRTTEVASPPQTAEAAPQTIEECTFVPTPGVTQHVLQGPAVRQTTVAVEDEGRDQTFSGGEEEAAEQASYDGQRPMISIGPGDGLTPSGVVAEVIRKVFIKLYRGKFLRYSELKVYNRRHEREAYFNLFKSLVQWESCDERKMKSLFHRACGKRIADMFGKIRKKGTKPDWMGEKVYAYLLDGWKSDEFKKTSQQNKTNRASTRGGAVHTTGRKAHHDVAKEMEKKLGRPPNPDELFMATHKKRNGQWVDRRAEKTHEDYVNRLTQATQNDNNVDGSEKIQLWKEAAGGKSRGRCYGTGLMAVNVQYGVSCLTEVTVSKPNREVDSQAIEAAKAEACKAREEAALANARADKAIAETADLKRQFEEFQKQLWALQSSQTGPSHGHYDDDNDSLDLEEMSDGC, encoded by the exons ATGACAGGAGAAGGGTCAAAGAAGAAAGAACCAATGAACAAGAAACC GTTTTGTCGGACACGACATATGCCACCTGGGGCTCTAGCTGTAAACACATCTCGTTTTAAGCATGACACAAGGAACAAAAGCACTACTTCTAGAAAGCGTCAAACAACGCAAGCACCACCACCGCCTCAAACAACCACAACACATCCACCGCCTCAAACAACCACAGTAACACCACCGCCTCATACAACCACAGCACCACCACCGCCTCATTTAAATGCAGCACCTCCAGCGCCTCGGACAACCGAAGTAGCGTCGCCGCCTCAAACAGCCGAAGCAGCACCACAAACTATTGAGGAATGCACATTTGTTCCTACCCCAGGAGTGACACAACATGTCTTGCAAGGTCCAGCTGTCCGTCAAACCACGGTAGCAGTGGAGGATGAGGGGAGGGACCAAACATTTTCTGGTGGGGAAGAGGAGGCCGCAGAACAAGCATCTTATGATGGGCAAAGGCCGATGATTAGCATTGGCCCGGGCGATGG GTTAACTCCAAGCGGTGTTGTTGCTGAAGTTATTAGAAAAGTTTTTATAAAACTTTATCGTGGAAAATTCTTGCGGTATAGTGAGCTTAAAGTATACAATAGAAGACATGAGAGAGAGGCATACTTTAACCTTTTTAAA TCTCTTGTTCAGTGGGAGTCGTGTgatgaaagaaaaatgaaaagtttGTTTCATAGAGCTTGTGGTAAAAGAATAGCTGATATGTTTGGTAAGATTAGGAAAAAGGGGACAAAGCCGGACTGGATGGGTGAAAAGGTTTATGCGTATCTTCTTGACGGGTGGAAAAGCGATGAATTTAAAAAGACCTCTCAACAAAATAAGACTAATCGAGCATCAACCAGAGGTGGGGCGGTCCATACTACAGGACGTAAAGCTCATCACGATGTTGCTAAAGAAATG GAGAAGAAGTTAGGCCGACCACCAAATCCTGATGAGCTATTCATGGCCACTCACAAAAAGAGGAATGGGCAGTGGGTTGACCGTCGTGCAGAAAAAACACAT GAAGATTATGTGAATCGTTTGACACAAGCCACACAAAATGATAATAATGTGGATGGATCAGAAAAGATACAATTATGGAAAGAAGCTGCCGGCGGTAAGTCACGAGGCCGGTGTTATGGAACTGGCCTAATGGCGGTTAATGTACAATATGGAGTGTCTTGCTTGACAGAAGTGACAGTTTCAAAACCGAATAGAGAAGTGGATAGCCAAGCCATCGAGGCGGCTAAAGCTGAGGCTTGTAAAGCACGTGAAGAGGCTGCATTAGCTAACGCACGTGCAGACAAAGCTATAGCCGAGACAGCAGATTTGAAAAGGCAATTTGAAGAATTTCAGAAACAGCTGTGGGCTTTGCAATCGAGTCAGACAGGTCCTTCTCATGGCCATTACGATGATGATAATGATTCATTGGATCTAGAGGAAATGAGTGATGGATGTTGA
- the LOC131652921 gene encoding uncharacterized protein LOC131652921 isoform X1, with amino-acid sequence MTGEGSKKKEPMNKKPVVDRFCRTRHMPPGALAVNTSRFKHDTRNKSTTSRKRQTTQAPPPPQTTTTHPPPQTTTVTPPPHTTTAPPPPHLNAAPPAPRTTEVASPPQTAEAAPQTIEECTFVPTPGVTQHVLQGPAVRQTTVAVEDEGRDQTFSGGEEEAAEQASYDGQRPMISIGPGDGLTPSGVVAEVIRKVFIKLYRGKFLRYSELKVYNRRHEREAYFNLFKSLVQWESCDERKMKSLFHRACGKRIADMFGKIRKKGTKPDWMGEKVYAYLLDGWKSDEFKKTSQQNKTNRASTRGGAVHTTGRKAHHDVAKEMEKKLGRPPNPDELFMATHKKRNGQWVDRRAEKTHEDYVNRLTQATQNDNNVDGSEKIQLWKEAAGGKSRGRCYGTGLMAVNVQYGVSCLTEVTVSKPNREVDSQAIEAAKAEACKAREEAALANARADKAIAETADLKRQFEEFQKQLWALQSSQTGPSHGHYDDDNDSLDLEEMSDGC; translated from the exons ATGACAGGAGAAGGGTCAAAGAAGAAAGAACCAATGAACAAGAAACC AGTTGTTGATAGGTTTTGTCGGACACGACATATGCCACCTGGGGCTCTAGCTGTAAACACATCTCGTTTTAAGCATGACACAAGGAACAAAAGCACTACTTCTAGAAAGCGTCAAACAACGCAAGCACCACCACCGCCTCAAACAACCACAACACATCCACCGCCTCAAACAACCACAGTAACACCACCGCCTCATACAACCACAGCACCACCACCGCCTCATTTAAATGCAGCACCTCCAGCGCCTCGGACAACCGAAGTAGCGTCGCCGCCTCAAACAGCCGAAGCAGCACCACAAACTATTGAGGAATGCACATTTGTTCCTACCCCAGGAGTGACACAACATGTCTTGCAAGGTCCAGCTGTCCGTCAAACCACGGTAGCAGTGGAGGATGAGGGGAGGGACCAAACATTTTCTGGTGGGGAAGAGGAGGCCGCAGAACAAGCATCTTATGATGGGCAAAGGCCGATGATTAGCATTGGCCCGGGCGATGG GTTAACTCCAAGCGGTGTTGTTGCTGAAGTTATTAGAAAAGTTTTTATAAAACTTTATCGTGGAAAATTCTTGCGGTATAGTGAGCTTAAAGTATACAATAGAAGACATGAGAGAGAGGCATACTTTAACCTTTTTAAA TCTCTTGTTCAGTGGGAGTCGTGTgatgaaagaaaaatgaaaagtttGTTTCATAGAGCTTGTGGTAAAAGAATAGCTGATATGTTTGGTAAGATTAGGAAAAAGGGGACAAAGCCGGACTGGATGGGTGAAAAGGTTTATGCGTATCTTCTTGACGGGTGGAAAAGCGATGAATTTAAAAAGACCTCTCAACAAAATAAGACTAATCGAGCATCAACCAGAGGTGGGGCGGTCCATACTACAGGACGTAAAGCTCATCACGATGTTGCTAAAGAAATG GAGAAGAAGTTAGGCCGACCACCAAATCCTGATGAGCTATTCATGGCCACTCACAAAAAGAGGAATGGGCAGTGGGTTGACCGTCGTGCAGAAAAAACACAT GAAGATTATGTGAATCGTTTGACACAAGCCACACAAAATGATAATAATGTGGATGGATCAGAAAAGATACAATTATGGAAAGAAGCTGCCGGCGGTAAGTCACGAGGCCGGTGTTATGGAACTGGCCTAATGGCGGTTAATGTACAATATGGAGTGTCTTGCTTGACAGAAGTGACAGTTTCAAAACCGAATAGAGAAGTGGATAGCCAAGCCATCGAGGCGGCTAAAGCTGAGGCTTGTAAAGCACGTGAAGAGGCTGCATTAGCTAACGCACGTGCAGACAAAGCTATAGCCGAGACAGCAGATTTGAAAAGGCAATTTGAAGAATTTCAGAAACAGCTGTGGGCTTTGCAATCGAGTCAGACAGGTCCTTCTCATGGCCATTACGATGATGATAATGATTCATTGGATCTAGAGGAAATGAGTGATGGATGTTGA